A single region of the Acidimicrobiales bacterium genome encodes:
- a CDS encoding DUF2007 domain-containing protein — MDRGPMVHLVSVGSSFHARVIAARLGSDGIPTELRGAVDGPYPGMGQVDVYVRGDDAEVARELLLVDEVESVFEPEPDPTPYRIPVLAAWIAVIAVVAVATTWMARSLPSG; from the coding sequence ATGGACCGCGGTCCGATGGTGCACCTGGTGTCGGTGGGCAGTTCGTTCCACGCCAGGGTGATCGCCGCCCGCCTCGGGTCCGACGGGATCCCCACCGAGCTGCGCGGCGCCGTGGACGGCCCCTACCCGGGGATGGGCCAGGTCGACGTGTACGTGCGGGGCGACGACGCCGAGGTCGCCCGGGAGCTGCTGCTCGTCGACGAGGTGGAGTCGGTGTTCGAGCCCGAGCCCGACCCGACGCCGTACCGGATCCCCGTGCTGGCGGCCTGGATCGCCGTGATCGCCGTGGTGGCCGTCGCCACCACGTGGATGGCCCGGTCGCTGCCGAGCGGCTAG
- the prcA gene encoding proteasome subunit alpha: MSMPFYVAPEQMMKDKADYARKGIARGRSLMGVVYADGILLAAENPSRTLHKISEIYDRIAFAGVGKFNEFDQLRVGGVRHADVKGYEYSREDVDARSLANAYAQWLGQVFTREIKPMEVEILVAEVGPPDGNGGKDQLYHIDFSGTIYDEDHFAVLGGEADNIHDRMKDAFVEGWSLGDALKAASKALGGPDRALHPADLEVAVLERPRERRAFRRIVDGDLAALLDQPVEPPSAPPGEPATP; the protein is encoded by the coding sequence ATGAGCATGCCGTTCTACGTCGCCCCCGAGCAGATGATGAAGGACAAGGCGGACTACGCCCGCAAGGGCATCGCCCGGGGCCGGTCCCTCATGGGGGTCGTCTACGCCGACGGGATCCTCCTGGCGGCCGAGAACCCGTCCCGCACCCTGCACAAGATCAGCGAGATCTACGACCGGATCGCATTCGCCGGCGTCGGCAAGTTCAACGAGTTCGACCAGCTGCGTGTCGGGGGCGTGCGCCACGCCGACGTCAAGGGCTACGAGTACAGCCGGGAGGACGTGGACGCCCGGTCGCTCGCCAACGCCTACGCCCAGTGGCTGGGCCAGGTGTTCACCAGGGAGATCAAGCCCATGGAGGTGGAGATCCTCGTCGCCGAGGTCGGCCCGCCCGACGGCAACGGCGGCAAGGACCAGCTCTACCACATCGACTTCAGCGGCACGATCTACGACGAGGACCACTTCGCCGTTCTCGGGGGCGAGGCCGACAACATCCACGACCGCATGAAGGACGCCTTCGTCGAGGGATGGTCGCTGGGCGACGCCCTCAAGGCGGCGAGCAAGGCCCTGGGCGGGCCCGACCGGGCGCTCCACCCCGCCGACCTCGAGGTCGCCGTCCTCGAGCGTCCCCGGGAGCGCCGGGCGTTCCGCCGCATCGTCGACGGCGACCTCGCCGCCCTGCTGGACCAGCCGGTCGAGCCGCCCTCGGCTCCTCCCGGCGAGCCCGCCACCCCCTGA